One Aegilops tauschii subsp. strangulata cultivar AL8/78 chromosome 2, Aet v6.0, whole genome shotgun sequence genomic window, cagtggaactctcaatgaaagcaccaatgtcggtgtcaaaaccggccgatttcgggtagggggtcccgaactgtgcgtctgatgatcgaaggtaacaggagacgggggacacgatgtttacccagttCGGACCCTTTTAatgaaggtaataccctacttcctgcttgattgactttgatgagtataggggttaaaAAAGTTGAtatacctcgagatcgtaatggctaaaccctagatgtctagcctgtatgaattctgatagcctctacggactaaaccctccggcttatatagacaccggagggggctagggttgtacagagtcggtttacagaggaaggaaactacacatccggacgccaatcttgccatccacgcaaaggagagtcccatccggacacgaaggaaggtcttctgccttgtatcttcacggcccaccagtccgccccatgtcacatagcccggacgcccgaggaccccttaatccaggactccctcagtagcccctgaaccggtcttcaatgACGAGGTATTCGGCGCGCAGCTTGTCTTCGGCATTgaaaggcgggttcctcctccgaatatttcAAAGTAATCTTCTGAATAAAAGAACTGTATGCGGCTCTGTATACTAGTCGCAACCCTCAACCTTGAAGGCAAAAACACTTAATTCAAATAAGGTCTGTCAACTGACAACCCTTTCAGCGAAACGTCACGTCTAACCTTTTTATCATTTCAAACCATTTTTTGGACTTccgcttcgcgtttcgaggcggcgcctccattgacacgtcttgtcaaaacagATATCGTGCTCGCTTattgcgggatcctcatcaatacgggtttgggtaatccaaccgtgccattcgcacgactccttgggaataggcgggttttaaggcttgagggagggtgcttgatattcactgcctataTAAGTAAGATCCATCTTttcaccccacgccttcttccttaCTCTGCCTTCCCATCCTCGAGCTTCAGCGCCCAAACTTTAATCTTTTTCATTGCTGAAGTCGGCCTCGTtcgttaaatttatagtcaaagtTAGATTTCGGGAAACGCGTGCGCACAGCTAATCCCACGAGCGAAACACGAGGCGGTGAAGCGCGCGTTTATCCTCTAGTCTCTCTTCTGCGTTGCGTATCTTTTTCCTGAATGACGACGGACGAGGTTAATGGACCGGACAGAGTCAGCTCCAAGCGACAGCAACTGTTCGGCCCGCCGGTCCGCTGCTTGTTTGCTAGTACTACCAGAGCACGCACAGCACAGAGCGCATGGCCATCCATGCGTCGGCTGACAAGAGCATGAGCCAGCCGGATCTACTTGTCGGTGAATGCGCCTGCCTTGCCTGCTGCTCGTCGCTGCCTGTGTGCAGCGTGTGGCCAAACCGCGTCGGTAAAAGCGGCACCCCACTGTGCGGTGCCTGGGCTGGGCGGAGCACCGGGCATGTCATGTGATCGACCACCGGAGCCAGGACGACGATGGCGGCATCGCCACTACCGCCCCTTGCGGTCTCGCGAAGCTTTCCGGCCCGACCTGTGTGCGGCGCAGCTGGCCCTGCGCGTGCACCAGATTAGCAATGTGGCCACAGATAGCCTCCGGTGGTTTGCTTGGTGGACCATTCCGTTTCCTCCATGGCCGCAACCTCACTCCATGCCTCTTCTTCGTGTAATGCCAAGCCACCAGCCCGGTGACAGAAGGGACGCGAGAATCTTGCATCGTTGGTGGCTACGCTACGCTCGCGACACGCGCGGGTCGTCGTCCCGGCAGGTCGTGTACCCTTCTATTGAAGTGCTCCTGCTACTATTAGCATTTTTTAAAGTTTAAAAATTGCAGTGGCGATTCGGAGTATTCGAGTGGCATGTATCCAATTAACTCTAATGTTAATGTAGTGACAGCCGTTCGTTTGCAGCCTCGCAGCGCAGCTCTGCCTATCAGTGGTCATGCGTGGTTGCAGCTTGAAAGCTGTCGTCCATTCATGAATGCAGAGAGATCAGTGCTACTCCAGAGCGATTTTGCCAAAGATTGCTCCTTCCTCTCAGTCTATAAGAAGAAGATTAACCTTGTTTGACTGGACCAGAGCTCCAGTACCAAGTTGATTGATTAAATCATGTCTGTCAGCTGGTCGCGCCCTCCTGCAATCACAAGCTCTTCATTTCCTAGCACCGTACATGCATATGCATGTGTCCACGAGAGTGTCGAGGTTGCTATAAGAAGTGACGCTCCTCCAATCTCCCTCCTCCTCACCGACGCGCACCACGGTCCCTGTCTGTCACGTTCGGCCCCGCTCACTCCCCAGTGATCCCACTCCCACCACGGAATGCCACCTCCAACTCCAAGAACCAAGCGACCGGAAGCGGCcaggctcctcctcctcaccaccttcctcctcctgctcctcacATTCCTCTTCGCCCAGAGCGCATTCGCCGCCGACGACCACCACGACGGTGGTCACCACGCACGCATGCTCCTCGACGCCAATGCGGACGCGGATGCCGACGCCGAGCACGCGGCGGCCGTGGACCGGCATTGCGCGGGCATGCTGCACCGGGACGTGTGCGTGTCGACGCTGGCGGGCATCCAGGGGCTCGCGCGGAAGCCGCTCGGGGAGGTGATCTCCAAGGTGGTGGAGCGCGCGGCGTCGGCGGTGCGTGCGGCCGCGTCCAACTGCACGTCCTACCTCTCCCGCCCGCACCGGCTGCGGCTGCGCGACCGCCTCGCGCTCTCCGACTGCCAGGAGCTGTTCGGCCACACGCTCAACCAGCTCGGCACGGCGGCGGCCGAGCTCTCGGCGGGGAACCGCAGCGCGGAGGACTCCATCTCCGGCGTGCAGACGGTGCTGTCGGCGGCCATGACCAACCAGTACACCTGCCTGGAGGGGTTCGCGGGGCCGTCGGCGTCGGAGGACGGGCGCGTGCGGCCCTTCATCCAGGGCCGCATCTACCACGTGGCCCACCTCGTGTCCAACTCGCTCGCCATGGTCCGCCGCCTCCCGCAGCGCCGCCGCGGGCGCGCCCTCAGCGCGAGAGCCACAAGAAGAAGTGCGGCCGAGGCGTTCGAGGGGTACGGGCCGGTGCGGCGCGGGTTcccggcgtgggtggcggcggcggaccggaggcggctgctgcagcagcagggcgtcggcgtcggcgtgcCGGACCTGGTGGTGGCCAAGGACGGGAGCGGCAACTTCACGACGGTgggggaggcggtggcggcggcgcccaACAACAGCGATACGCGGTACGTGATCCACATCAAGGCCGGGGGATACTTCGAGAACGTGGAGGTCGGGGCCGAGAAGACCAACATCATGCTCGTCGGCGACGGCATGTGGAGGACCGTCATCAAGGCCAGCCGCAACGTCATCGACAACTACACCACCTTCCGCTCCGCCACGCTAGGTATGTCATGCGAGTCCACGCCCGTGCAGACACAGTCAAATTATTACCGCGCAGCCCCATCTTAGACACGAACAGTGGCGCTGCGCGATCGATCGCGTACTGTTCGGCACGAGCCGATGTCGGCatgccgacgccgacgccggcATGGGCATGGCCGGCCGGACGGGTGAGTGACGCCGTACTGACACATCGTGGGAATGCAAGTGCACGCGCCTTGGTTGTTTGCGTGGGATGCCGCTCGTGACCGAGCGTCCGTCCGCGGTACATTGATCACGAGTGGCATCGGTCAGGTAACAACGGGGAACAGGCCCTGCTTCCATTGCTTCTTCTAGGAGACTAGGACTAGCGCCCCTCTACCAGTAGCGTACTAGGTGCAGGGACGGACTGGACCACGTCGTGACTGGTTGGACAAATAGTTACAGACAAATATACTAGTGCTAGCTAGGGTGCCATTCGCATTTGGATTGTATCATAACAGTTCATCACGAGCTCTCCTCCCTGCCTCCGGATAAATGGAAGtattctagatacatccattttttaTCCACTTCTTCGACAAGTATTTCAGACGAAGTGAGTACAAATGATGCACTTACACACTCGATGAGAGCTCACGGTTCGGATAGTTTCTGCAATGCAGACTAGAGTAAGTGATCATTGGCATTTGGAGTTGTGGAGCACGGGAGTTAGTTATCATGGGTAGGCTTGGTAGGTGAGGGCGCCGTGAGCTAGCTAGCCATGGACGAGCACGTATGGCAAACCTACACTGACACGCGAGCTAGCTCTGCCGGTGTAGGCTTGTGGAATTGGAAGTGCGACGGCAGGATGTGGTCCATGGTAGCAGAAACCGACCCTGTGATCTGACCGCATTCAACAGCCACTACTGCAAACAAGCAAACAAAGGGCAGCCCATTGTGGCACGATGGAGCACCTTCTTTGGGCGCTTCGATCTCTCTCCTTTTACATTTCTCTTTTTTTCCCCCCTTTTCTCAGTGGACGTGAACTGGTGTCTAGCTCCGATCGATCGAGCTGGTCCCCTACGATCGGAGTGGGGATGGATGGCCCAGCCTCAAATCCTCAATCTTCTGCAGGCACCGACACATAGATTCGTCTGAGTACTCTAGGTTGCCAAACAATGAGCACTCGTCCAGTGGAGGGCAACACTTAGCACATGCACGCATGCCTTTCACAACAGAAAGAAAGTCGTTTTGATAATACTCATGCTCAAGATGAGCAATCCAGCTAGGTCCTCTGATGCCACCTTAAGCCAGGCAACAAGAGCAAGCCGACGCTGGTCGTGACGATCATTCGAGTCGGGCTAGACC contains:
- the LOC109781257 gene encoding pectinesterase, which produces MPPPTPRTKRPEAARLLLLTTFLLLLLTFLFAQSAFAADDHHDGGHHARMLLDANADADADAEHAAAVDRHCAGMLHRDVCVSTLAGIQGLARKPLGEVISKVVERAASAVRAAASNCTSYLSRPHRLRLRDRLALSDCQELFGHTLNQLGTAAAELSAGNRSAEDSISGVQTVLSAAMTNQYTCLEGFAGPSASEDGRVRPFIQGRIYHVAHLVSNSLAMVRRLPQRRRGRALSARATRRSAAEAFEGYGPVRRGFPAWVAAADRRRLLQQQGVGVGVPDLVVAKDGSGNFTTVGEAVAAAPNNSDTRYVIHIKAGGYFENVEVGAEKTNIMLVGDGMWRTVIKASRNVIDNYTTFRSATLAVIGTGFLARDLTVENAAGPAKHQAVALRVNADLSAFYRCSFAGYQDTLYAHSLRQFYRDCDVYGTVDFVFGDAAVVLQNCNLYARRPGPGQKNVFTAQGREDPNQNTGIAVQGCKIAAAADLVPVQANFSSYLGRPWKTYSRTVFMQSKMESLVHPRGWLEWNGTFALDTLYYAEYMNRGPGANTSARVAWPGYRVITTAADAGNFTAQAFIQGDLWLNSTSFPYSLGLG